In the genome of Candidatus Eisenbacteria bacterium, the window CGACTGCGAAGTCGCTGAACGACGTGATGCCCGTCGCCTCCGTGCTCGTGGCGGTGCGGGCGCCGGTCGCCGGTCCCGACCAGTTCGGCGCGTCATATTTCCGTACGATGAAGTTGTCGACGTTCGCACCGGGGTCGATGTCTGCGGAAACGAAGTTGAACACCGCGTCGGCCGTCGTGAATGTGGTTCCAGAGTTCGTCAGCGTCCAGTTGCGGTTGACGCTCCGATTCGGGACGAGATTCGCCGACGCGATCTGGGGGTGGTCACCGCCCGTCGCCTTGCCGATGAGTGCGCCCGCGCCGGTTACGCTCGCGAACGTCACGTCGATCGGCGAATACGCCAGGGCATCGCCGACCTCGAACGTCTGCGCAACCGCATCGCCCGCCGTCACCGGCTTCTGCAGGAAGCCATCCACGTAGCCTGCCGTCCGCGTCACGACGCCATTGGCGACCAGCTTGTTCGCGCCCGTGATGATTCGGCCGTTCGTGAGCGCCGTCGTGCCGCTCACGGTGAGGTCACCGCCCGCGATGGTGAGCGCGTGAGTCGCGTCGTTGTCGTCGTACCACAAGCTGACGAGCGTGCGGCCGGGGGGGATCTCGGAACCGGTGCTGCTCGACGCGGTGGTCCTGAGGTAGGCAATGTGCTCCCCGCCCGTGCCGAGGTTGAACGTCGGGGCGACGTCGAAGGCTCCGGCGGCCGTCGGGGTCGTCGTGTTGCCGATCTGGACCAGGTTCACGGTCGCGCTGCCGTCACCCAGCGTCAGCCGGTCCGAGTTGAGGATGTTGCCGTCAAAGATGATGATCCGTCGCGCCACCAGCGGGGAGACCTGGCTCATGGTCAGGTTCGCCATCTGCGTTTCCCAGCTCGTCAGCACGCCCGTGCTGGTGCCGAAGCCCTGGTAGACGCCGTTGCCGCCCGCCGGGAACCAGACGAACCGGGACCACGGACCGGTCGCGGTCAGCGTTCCGTTGTTCGTGACGGTGCTGCCGCGCTGCAGGTAGGTATTGTTTCCGATGTTGAACGTGCAGCCCGCGTTGATGGTCAGGTCAAGCGCGCTGTTGGCGAAGGAGGTCGGCGGGCGGAACAGGACCGTATGGCCGGCCGAAGCGTTGCTGACGACGACATTGGGCAGCAGCCCCTCGACGTTGAACGTCTTGGCCGCACCCGAGCCGGCGTCGCCGAACTGCAGCACCGTGTTGGAGATACCCAGCGCCGTGTTGCCCTGCTGGTTGCGATAGTCACGAGCCGGCACGCCGCTGCTGCTGTTGCGGATGATGACGGTGCCGCCGCTCATGTCGACGTCGGGGCCAAGACCTTGCCCGAGGTCGAAGCTCGCGAGCGTGGCCGAATTGTTGCTGATCGTGCAGACGGTGATGACTCCGCCGGTCTGCGTGTAGGCGAGGTTGTTCGTTGGGGCGCCGACACCGAAGCGTCCGGTCACGTTGATGGCGCCGCCCTCGACGGTGACGACGGCGTTGTTGCCGAAGGCGATCGAGTTGTTGGCCGCGGTACCCACGTTGAGTGTGCCCTGCGAGATCCGCAGCAACCCGTTCACGGTTCCATTACCGGCTTGTCCGCTCACGATGTAGTTCGGGTTGTTGAGCCAGAATCCGCCGGTGGCAGGAATGAAGAGGCCGCCGCTGGAGGTCCTGCCCGCCATGGGAAAGGTTCCGGAGATCTTGAGCGTGCCGTTCGTGATCGTCAGGAACGCCATCGGGGCTCCGTCCACGACGGTGCCCTGTACGGAAAGCACCGACGTGGCAATCTCCAGGATGTTCGCGTTGGACGTGCCCTTGTTGATGGTGAGTGTGCGGAGATCCGTCGTAGGGCCCGTGCCACTGAACGTCCTGCTCGCCGCACCCGTGAAGGTGAGGCGCGCGCCGGAGGTGTTCGACGAGGTGCTCAGGTCGAGCGTGCCGTCGTTCGTCAGGTTGCCGCCGACAATCAAGTTGTGACCGGTCTGAACGCCCACCGGGTTCGTCTGCAGGATCCCGCCGGGCGAGATCGAGAGGTTGGTGGTCACGGTCAGCGACCGCACCGTGGCGTCGTACTCGAGCAATCCCTCGACCCTCAGAGAGCCGATGGTGATCGGGGTCGTGTTGATGGTCACCGTGGTGCCAACCCCGATGACGACGTCATCGGTCGCCACCGGAACTCCGGTGTCCCACGTGGCGGGGTTGTTCCACCCGCCGTTCGCGACGCTCGTCACGGTCGCGGCGAACGCATTCGCCGAAAGCGCGCACAAGCTCGCGAGCACGAGTGCTGAGCCAAATCGCTTGAGACGCGGCATCGTCTTCATCGCATTGCTCCGGGTGGCGAGGTGGAATTATCTGCTGGATGAACATGCGACGGGTGCGTCAGGAACCAGATCATCTCGATCAACGTTATGGGATAGGTCATGGTCAGTCGCCAGCCTCTGAAGGGCGTCAGGCCGTGGCCGGTGCGCTCGAGCACATGGCGCACCACGGCGGAGTGATTCACAACGCCCGGAATCTCGTACTTCTGCGGCCCCAGTGGGTGATGCTCGATCGAGCGTGCGAGGTCTACCTCGGAGTAGTGGCGACGGCCGTCCTCGCCGGGAGTCCGCATGGAAGGGCGCGGTCCCGGGAGCACGAACGAGACCTGTGACGCCGCATCCGGGTAGAGCGACTCGGCGATGTACACATCGCGCACCACCTGTCGGCAGGGCGTGTGCAGCACGTAACCGCGCAGGGAGTGGACACGGGACTCGGGCTCGACCGGCCAGCCGTTGCGGATGATCATCGTCGATGTCAGCTGGGACGGCGCGTGGATCGCCGGGTCCCCGGCGAGCACCAGCGCCGTCATGTCGCCCTCCTGCATGACGTCGAGCCTCGGCAGAGGCTGCGTGCTGAAAGCCGGCAGCAGGAAGCCGGCCGGATTGGCGGGCCCGCGGTGGCCATCGAGCGTCTCGAAGCTGATCGCGTTCTCG includes:
- a CDS encoding T9SS type A sorting domain-containing protein, which produces MKTMPRLKRFGSALVLASLCALSANAFAATVTSVANGGWNNPATWDTGVPVATDDVVIGVGTTVTINTTPITIGSLRVEGLLEYDATVRSLTVTTNLSISPGGILQTNPVGVQTGHNLIVGGNLTNDGTLDLSTSSNTSGARLTFTGAASRTFSGTGPTTDLRTLTINKGTSNANILEIATSVLSVQGTVVDGAPMAFLTITNGTLKISGTFPMAGRTSSGGLFIPATGGFWLNNPNYIVSGQAGNGTVNGLLRISQGTLNVGTAANNSIAFGNNAVVTVEGGAINVTGRFGVGAPTNNLAYTQTGGVITVCTISNNSATLASFDLGQGLGPDVDMSGGTVIIRNSSSGVPARDYRNQQGNTALGISNTVLQFGDAGSGAAKTFNVEGLLPNVVVSNASAGHTVLFRPPTSFANSALDLTINAGCTFNIGNNTYLQRGSTVTNNGTLTATGPWSRFVWFPAGGNGVYQGFGTSTGVLTSWETQMANLTMSQVSPLVARRIIIFDGNILNSDRLTLGDGSATVNLVQIGNTTTPTAAGAFDVAPTFNLGTGGEHIAYLRTTASSSTGSEIPPGRTLVSLWYDDNDATHALTIAGGDLTVSGTTALTNGRIITGANKLVANGVVTRTAGYVDGFLQKPVTAGDAVAQTFEVGDALAYSPIDVTFASVTGAGALIGKATGGDHPQIASANLVPNRSVNRNWTLTNSGTTFTTADAVFNFVSADIDPGANVDNFIVRKYDAPNWSGPATGARTATSTEATGITSFSDFAVGELQVDLAFAFTPSTLNLKSSGLWVTAYLEPADPYAASQIDIGSIRLNGSVPVDADAPTELGDHDGNGKPDLMVKFNRAAVELTLTDGNAVPVTVTGTVDGQFFMGIDYIRVLRAVVSAPSAGTSVPSGGSTTVSWQTPNGIQVQSVAVLYSLDGGDSWELVERGLANTGSYLWTLTDTPPSDRAKVAIVLVESSDETGFIVDGALGVSEEFTITTPVGVGNRPAVLALRGVTPNPATQHLRVSFSLKGTNPATLALYDISGRQISSRRVDGLGAGWHTVDLAQTGLSAGVYMIRLTQDGMSLSRRAAFVR